In Vigna angularis cultivar LongXiaoDou No.4 chromosome 8, ASM1680809v1, whole genome shotgun sequence, one DNA window encodes the following:
- the LOC108345285 gene encoding glutaminyl-peptide cyclotransferase-like, giving the protein MRSSFTLSPTLSPSMAASLLLSLILLLSVLSSNSCWALEHRISYANFSIVNVFPHDPQAFTQGLLYYGNDTLFESTGLYGQSSVRKVALLTGKVQNIHKMDDSLFGEGLTLFTKRLYQLTWLRKDGFIYDPKNSNQIGRFNHDMNDGWGLATDGKVFFGSDGSSTLYQLHPRTFKALSKHVIYYKGHQVYNLNELEYINGEVWANVLPTDCIVRISPNDGRILGWILLQNLKKELVDAGEINENDILNGIAWDGKQKRIFVTGKLWPKLYEIKVSPITTPIDEGTIEKLCLPEPYYPPQGAQTH; this is encoded by the exons ATGCGTTCCTCTTTCACCCTTTCACCAACACTCTCACCTTCCATGGCTGCTTCTCTCCTTCTCTCCCTCATCCTTCTCTTATCAGTCCTTTCGTCGAACAGTTGCTGGGCGTTGGAACACCGAATTTCCTATGCCAACTTCTCCATCGTCAATGTCTTCCCTCACGACCCACAAGCCTTCACCCAG GGCCTTCTTTATTATGGAAATGACACCTTATTTGAGTCAACTGGCCTTTATGGGCAG TCATCTGTTCGAAAAGTTGCTCTTCTTACCGGAAAG GTTCAAAATATCCATAAGATGGATGATTCCTTATTTGGGGAAGGTTTAACTCTCTTCACTAAGAG GTTGTATCAACTGACTTGGTTGCGGAAAGATGGTTTCATATATGaccctaaaaattcaaaccAA ATTGGAAGATTTAATCATGATATGAATGATGGTTGGGGTCTGGCAACTGATGGAAAAGTGTTTTTTGGAAGTGATGGCAGTTCAACGTTGTATCAACTTCATCCTCGAACATTTAAAG CTCTATCAAAACATGTTATCTACTATAAGGGTCATCAAGTATACAATCTCAATGAATTGGAATACATAAATGGTGAAGTTTGGGCAAATGTTTTACCC ACTGATTGCATAGTGAGAATATCTCCCAATGATGGCAGAATTCTTGGATGGATTctcctccaaaatttaaa GAAGGAACTTGTAGATGCTGGAGAGATCAAT GAGAATGACATTTTGAATGGGATAGCTTGGGATGGTAAGCAGAAGCGTATATTTG TAACTGGAAAATTATGGCCAAAGCTGTATGAAATCAAGGTCAGTCCTATAACGACACCCATCGACGAAGGAACCATTGAGAAACTTTGCTTGCCTGAGCCTTATTATCCACCACAAGGAGCTCAaactcattaa